One window of the Gymnogyps californianus isolate 813 chromosome 13, ASM1813914v2, whole genome shotgun sequence genome contains the following:
- the LOC127021605 gene encoding monocarboxylate transporter 2-like: MPPPANVGRAPGPPDGGWGWVVVFGAFISIGFAYAFPKGVAIFFKEIQDFFGTSYSEIAWVSSIMLATTYGAGPISSILVNRYGSRPVVIFGGLLCGIGMVSAAFCTSILQLYICVGFITGFGLALNLQPSVIIIGKYFLKRRPIANGLAMAGSPVMLCTLAPLNQFLFDNFGWRGSFLILGAILLNCCVAGALFRPIGAATPSVKTQVTEEGRDTLKEKVTEDAIEMSSPTNVPMESKTEEEGGKDCCDKINRYLDFSLFKHRGFLIYLIGNVLMFLGFFAPIVFLAPYAKHIGIDEYSAAFLLSILAIVDMIARPTTGIIANSKWVRPRIQYFFSFSIAFNGTCHLLCPLASGYTGLVVYSIFFGLAFGMVCAMLFETLMDLVGAARFTSAVGLVTIAECCTILLGPPIGGTLIDTFGDYKYMFIKCGAVMVLAGTFLFIMNYYNYRMLAKEEKERKAKEEDPKSVRTENEGRNNWNKETTQDGPELEPLREEREGLKKEVNGTNEV; encoded by the exons ATGCCGCCCCCCGCTAATGTGGGGCGAGCCCCCGGCCCGCCGGACGgcggctggggctgggtggTGGTCTTCGGCGCTTTCATTTCTATCGGCTTCGCGTACGCCTTCCCCAAAGGCGTCGCCATCTTCTTCAAAGAAATCCAGGATTTCTTTGGCACGTCCTATAGCGAGATCGCGTGGGTCTCCTCGATCATGTTGGCCACGACGTACGGTGCAG GTCCCATAAGCAGCATTTTAGTAAACCGCTATGGCAGCCGACCCGTGGTTATATTCGGAGGCCTGCTGTGTGGCATTGGGATGGTCTCAGCCGCCTTCTGCACCAGCATCCTGCAGCTCTACATCTGTGTGGGCTTCATTACAG GATTCGGCCTTGCTCTCAACCTCCAGCCATCAGTGATAATCATAGGGAAATACTTTTTGAAGAGAAGACCCATCGCGAATGGCCTTGCTATGGCAGGGAGCCCCGTGATGCTTTGCACCCTGGCTCCTCTGAACCAGTTCCTTTTTGACAATTTTGGCTGGAGGGGCAGCTTTTTAATTCTTGGGGCAATTTTATTAAACTGCTGTGTGGCAGGAGCTCTCTTCAGACCCATCGGGGCAGCCACACCATCAGTCAAAACCCAGGTGACTGAGGAAGGGAGGGatactctgaaagaaaaggtcaCTGAAGATGCCATTGAAATGAGTAGTCCCACGAATGTCCCCATggagagcaaaacagaagaggaaggaggaaaggactGTTGTGACAAAATCAATCGGTACCTCgatttttccctctttaagCACAGAGGGTTCTTGATTTACCTGATTGGAAACGTGCTCAtgttcctgggtttttttgcccccaTTGTTTTTCTGGCACCCTATGCAAAGCACATCGGCATTGATGAATAttcagctgctttcctcctttcGATCCTTGCTATCGTGGATATGATTGCCCGACCTACCACTGGCATCATTGCAAACAGCAAGTGGGTGAGGCCGCGGATTCAAtactttttcagcttctccattGCTTTCAATGGCACCTGCCACCTTCTGTGCCCGCTGGCTTCCGGCTACACGGGGCTCGTCGTCTACTCCATCTTTTTCGGCTTGGCCTTCGGCATGGTTTGTGCCATGCTCTTTGAAACTCTCATGGACCTCGTGGGAGCTGCCCGGTTCACAAGCGCTGTTGGCCTGGTCACCATTGCGGAGTGCTGCACGATATTGCTGGGACCACCTATTGGAG GCACTCTTATTGATACCTTTGGGGACTATAAATATATGTTCATTAAATGTGGAGCTGTGATGGTCCTGGCAGGAACCTTCCTGTTCATCAtgaattattataattatcGTATGCTTgccaaggaggagaaggaaagaaaggcaaaggaagaggATCCTAAATCTGTAAGGacagaaaatgaaggcagaaataaCTGGAACAAAGAAACCACACAGGATGGGCCGGAGCTGGAACCTTTGAGAGAGGAACGAGAAGGACTAAAGAAGGAAGTGAATGGCACAAATGAAGTTTAA